A region of Desulfolithobacter dissulfuricans DNA encodes the following proteins:
- a CDS encoding KpsF/GutQ family sugar-phosphate isomerase, giving the protein MSVEQAKEVLTIEAEGILAVRDHLGEEFVRAVDLIMECPTRLVITGIGKSGIVGQKISATLNSTGTPSFFLHPVEAMHGDLGMVSSSDVVLAISYSGETMELNGLLGSLRERSVRVIAMTGNPDSTLAGCADVTLNVHVPREACPLGLAPTTSTTATLALGDALAVALLKRKQFRAEDFRRNHPGGSLGERLKVAVREVMLTGSRIPLVSDQARFTDAVAELNEKNFGAVVVVDDRKRLRGIITDGDVRRLILAHRSLEDSRISEVMTEEPVTITRDLMAADALSIMQSREITVLPVVGEDLVLEGILHLHDLLGKGEFRFLI; this is encoded by the coding sequence ATGAGTGTAGAACAGGCAAAAGAAGTATTGACCATCGAGGCCGAGGGGATCCTGGCTGTCCGCGACCATCTCGGGGAGGAATTTGTCCGGGCGGTGGATCTGATCATGGAGTGTCCGACCCGGCTGGTGATCACCGGTATCGGCAAGTCGGGTATTGTCGGGCAGAAGATTTCTGCCACCCTCAACTCCACCGGCACACCCTCCTTTTTCCTCCACCCGGTGGAGGCCATGCACGGTGACCTGGGCATGGTCTCGTCCTCGGACGTGGTCCTGGCCATCTCCTATTCCGGTGAGACAATGGAACTCAATGGGTTGCTCGGGAGCCTGCGGGAACGCTCGGTGCGGGTCATCGCCATGACCGGTAACCCTGACTCGACTCTGGCCGGTTGCGCCGATGTAACCCTCAATGTCCATGTCCCCCGGGAGGCCTGTCCGCTGGGACTGGCTCCCACCACTTCCACCACCGCAACCCTGGCCCTGGGTGATGCCCTGGCCGTGGCCCTATTGAAACGCAAGCAGTTTCGGGCCGAAGATTTTCGCCGCAATCATCCCGGCGGCAGTCTGGGTGAGCGGCTCAAGGTTGCTGTTCGCGAGGTCATGCTCACCGGCTCCCGGATACCGCTGGTCTCGGACCAGGCCAGGTTCACCGATGCGGTGGCCGAGCTTAATGAAAAAAATTTCGGTGCCGTGGTGGTGGTGGATGACAGGAAACGGCTGCGGGGCATCATAACCGACGGGGATGTCCGTCGGCTTATCCTGGCACATCGCTCCCTGGAGGATTCGCGGATCAGTGAGGTAATGACCGAAGAACCGGTAACCATCACCAGGGACCTGATGGCAGCGGATGCGCTGAGTATCATGCAGAGCCGGGAGATTACCGTGTTGCCGGTGGTGGGAGAGGATCTGGTCCTGGAGGGCATTCTCCATCTGCATGACCTGCTGGGCAAGGGAGAGTTTCGCTTTTTGATCTAA
- a CDS encoding ubiquitin-conjugating enzyme E2: protein MPSGASQLSSDFEQVQQTLELYPSITIVKTSGEPPDHYEIEYRVRGYVTSPDGSVAVGEHHLIRIDLPFGYPHFAPTVKPLTPLFHPDIDPDAIRIADFWEKNPALAELIIHIGEMITGSCYNTREPFNPEAAKWYASHRDELPLDSLQIADIIDSEEPDDLLPEEDSFAELGLMDEDPEEEEITVEDLIDLIRFRFEQGELAGAAEKLAQLPAGTEFPGREEIEQALDEAMQRAQALFNESKALEQQGKLQEALNLLGRLDEIVADYPGLDELRQRIQESLRLTRGVDPEQEKSKPRAAEESATPPPPPKGRKAGKGRSGIGRAGLRIAILGLVICLAGGAGYLYFQDKSNLEEARTCWQQVRKLAKAGEYTKAEKIARELEKTLGAILVLRSDKAALEEKLTRLRSTRDYKEGLRGRVLYQGKYIDAALAKILLEYDRLVAEAQGLREKGEISAAMDALKKAQSLASSKGLKDQARDAGQELIQLRLAVTLREARDNVAAGEWEHAVEKYQQVLELAGGLDSPPPLEPVRQGLARASFKLALTRARKSFGDKQWTGTLAALGRAKSLLQAEPAIASPEEQQEIERLALDARLYQMLGIARRAYEEGNWDLAIGEYEKVLNFLREKKQASDELDDSVARVERTLLMVRIAREQREAAQATEAGDLDQALAHYRKILETISQSPFAGEPSLGSIAASVQERIAATREQLDIQEKTGWLEEHFREIFQEHYPSSRTSQLLNPKVTFLRREGNKMVFKLACAEKNQGRLFRLELDYQYDPATGWSMYSGQ, encoded by the coding sequence ATGCCATCCGGTGCCTCGCAATTATCTTCTGATTTCGAACAGGTCCAGCAGACCCTGGAGCTGTATCCCAGCATCACCATTGTCAAGACCAGCGGTGAACCACCGGATCATTATGAAATCGAATACCGGGTTCGTGGCTATGTCACCTCTCCGGACGGGTCCGTGGCGGTGGGAGAGCACCACCTGATCCGTATCGACCTGCCCTTTGGCTACCCCCATTTTGCCCCCACGGTCAAACCCCTGACCCCGCTGTTCCATCCAGACATTGATCCGGATGCCATCCGGATAGCCGATTTCTGGGAAAAGAATCCCGCCCTGGCCGAGCTGATCATCCATATCGGGGAGATGATAACCGGCAGCTGCTACAACACCCGTGAGCCATTTAATCCGGAGGCAGCAAAATGGTACGCCAGCCATCGGGATGAACTGCCCCTGGACTCCCTGCAGATAGCCGACATCATCGATTCGGAAGAACCCGACGATCTGCTGCCCGAAGAGGATTCCTTTGCCGAACTTGGCCTGATGGACGAGGATCCCGAAGAAGAGGAAATCACGGTCGAAGACCTGATCGATCTGATCCGGTTCCGCTTTGAACAGGGTGAACTGGCCGGGGCGGCCGAAAAACTGGCCCAGCTTCCCGCCGGCACGGAATTTCCCGGACGCGAGGAAATTGAACAGGCCCTTGACGAGGCAATGCAGCGGGCCCAGGCTTTGTTCAACGAGAGCAAGGCCCTGGAGCAGCAGGGAAAACTTCAGGAAGCCCTGAACCTGCTTGGCAGGCTTGACGAGATCGTGGCCGATTATCCAGGGCTTGACGAGCTACGCCAGCGGATTCAGGAATCCCTGCGTCTGACCAGAGGGGTAGACCCGGAGCAGGAGAAATCGAAACCCCGGGCCGCTGAGGAATCCGCCACTCCGCCTCCTCCACCGAAAGGCCGCAAGGCTGGAAAAGGTCGCTCGGGTATCGGTCGCGCCGGGCTACGGATCGCGATCCTCGGACTTGTCATCTGCCTTGCCGGCGGAGCCGGGTACTTGTATTTCCAGGACAAATCGAACCTTGAAGAGGCAAGGACCTGCTGGCAGCAGGTCCGTAAGCTTGCCAAGGCTGGAGAGTATACAAAGGCAGAAAAAATCGCCAGGGAGTTGGAGAAAACCCTGGGGGCCATCCTGGTGCTGCGTTCGGACAAGGCTGCCCTGGAAGAAAAGCTGACCCGGCTGCGCAGTACCAGGGATTACAAGGAAGGGTTGCGGGGGCGGGTCCTCTACCAGGGAAAATATATCGACGCCGCCCTGGCAAAAATACTTTTGGAGTATGACAGGCTCGTGGCAGAGGCTCAGGGCCTGCGGGAGAAGGGCGAAATATCCGCGGCCATGGATGCGCTGAAAAAAGCGCAGAGCCTGGCCAGCAGTAAGGGGCTGAAAGACCAGGCCAGAGACGCCGGGCAGGAGCTGATACAGTTGCGACTTGCGGTGACCCTCAGGGAGGCGCGAGATAACGTCGCCGCAGGAGAATGGGAACACGCGGTAGAGAAGTATCAGCAGGTGCTGGAACTGGCCGGCGGGCTGGACTCCCCACCGCCACTTGAGCCTGTCCGGCAGGGGCTGGCCAGAGCCTCCTTCAAGCTGGCCCTGACCCGGGCCAGAAAGAGTTTTGGAGACAAACAGTGGACCGGGACCCTCGCAGCCCTGGGCCGGGCCAAGAGCCTGCTCCAGGCCGAACCAGCCATCGCCTCTCCCGAAGAGCAGCAGGAAATAGAACGGCTCGCTCTCGATGCCCGTCTCTATCAGATGCTTGGCATAGCCCGCCGGGCGTACGAAGAGGGCAACTGGGATCTGGCCATAGGCGAATACGAAAAGGTTCTGAACTTTCTCCGGGAAAAGAAACAGGCCAGCGACGAGCTGGACGATTCCGTTGCCAGGGTCGAACGTACCCTGCTCATGGTTCGGATCGCCCGGGAACAGCGGGAAGCGGCCCAGGCCACGGAAGCCGGAGATCTGGACCAGGCCCTGGCCCATTACCGGAAGATCCTTGAAACTATCAGCCAGAGCCCTTTTGCGGGGGAGCCATCTCTTGGCTCCATTGCCGCAAGCGTCCAGGAGCGGATCGCGGCCACCCGGGAGCAGCTTGATATCCAGGAAAAGACCGGTTGGCTCGAGGAACATTTCAGGGAAATATTCCAGGAACATTACCCTTCGTCCCGAACCTCGCAGCTGCTCAACCCCAAGGTCACGTTCCTCCGTCGCGAAGGGAACAAAATGGTATTCAAGCTGGCCTGTGCGGAAAAAAACCAGGGCCGTCTCTTTCGTCTGGAACTGGACTATCAGTACGACCCGGCCACTGGCTGGTCCATGTACTCCGGTCAGTGA
- the dsrB gene encoding dissimilatory-type sulfite reductase subunit beta — MGYDPNNPMEGRITDLGPHYYGDFLPPVIKENKGKWLYHEILEPGVLMHVSETGAEVYTVRAGSPRLVSIEYIREICDIADKHCDGYVRFTTRNNIEFMVDSKDKVQPLLDDLKSRGNKFPVGGTGCCVTNIVHTQGWVHCHTPATDASGPVKAVMDDLFEYFGSMKLPAKVKIALACCLNMCGAVHASDIALLGVHRKPPMIDHERITGVCELPLAISACPLGAVKPTKVEVNGEEIKSVKVNADRCMFCGNCYTMCPAMPLADPEGDGMAILVGGKVSNAKSAPKFSKLVIPFLPNNPPRWPEVTEAVRKILVTYAENANKYERLGEWAERIGWEKFFELCEIPFTEKSIDDYRLAYDTWRTTTQFKYTSATDAYTK, encoded by the coding sequence CCGATCTCGGTCCGCATTACTACGGAGATTTTCTGCCCCCTGTTATCAAGGAAAACAAGGGCAAATGGCTGTATCATGAGATCCTTGAGCCGGGTGTCCTGATGCATGTTTCCGAGACCGGCGCTGAGGTCTACACCGTCCGTGCCGGCTCCCCGCGTCTGGTTTCCATCGAGTACATCCGCGAGATCTGCGACATCGCCGACAAGCACTGCGATGGCTATGTCCGGTTCACCACCCGGAACAATATCGAGTTCATGGTTGATTCCAAGGACAAGGTTCAGCCGCTGCTCGATGATCTCAAGAGCCGTGGCAACAAGTTCCCCGTAGGTGGTACCGGCTGCTGTGTGACCAACATCGTTCACACCCAGGGCTGGGTTCACTGCCACACTCCGGCAACGGACGCCTCTGGACCGGTCAAGGCCGTTATGGATGACCTGTTTGAGTACTTCGGTTCCATGAAGCTGCCGGCCAAGGTCAAGATCGCTCTGGCCTGCTGCCTGAACATGTGTGGCGCCGTACATGCTTCCGATATCGCTCTTCTCGGTGTGCATCGTAAGCCGCCGATGATCGACCACGAGCGTATCACCGGTGTGTGCGAGCTGCCGCTGGCCATCTCCGCCTGTCCGCTTGGTGCTGTAAAGCCCACCAAGGTCGAGGTCAACGGCGAGGAGATCAAGTCGGTCAAGGTCAATGCCGATCGCTGTATGTTCTGCGGTAACTGCTACACCATGTGTCCGGCCATGCCGCTGGCTGATCCGGAAGGTGACGGTATGGCCATCCTGGTGGGCGGTAAGGTGTCCAACGCCAAGTCGGCACCCAAGTTCTCCAAGCTTGTTATCCCGTTCCTGCCCAACAATCCGCCCCGTTGGCCCGAGGTTACCGAAGCGGTTCGCAAGATCCTCGTGACCTATGCCGAGAACGCCAACAAGTATGAGCGTCTTGGCGAGTGGGCTGAGCGGATCGGCTGGGAGAAATTCTTCGAGCTGTGCGAGATTCCGTTCACCGAGAAATCCATCGACGATTACCGGCTGGCCTACGATACGTGGCGGACCACGACCCAGTTCAAGTACACCAGCGCTACCGACGCTTACACCAAGTAA
- a CDS encoding DUF4388 domain-containing protein, with protein sequence MMTFAAAFTIVEERNCPIYRRGENLVLTDKAVSLPMGKPACMILIRELTGLLFELLPYAADGFAAQKESLFTCGGCTGLIKYRLVEMPDTRAEDVEQDGSVMSGLIEAVSPAELLQIFHMHQKTGKLLLETPGGAARVTFREGALIAARFGELDNQEAIYALLQEREGSFRFIPGLPSSLMQAREIGDFMMILMEGLKRLDEKSQDG encoded by the coding sequence ATGATGACCTTTGCGGCCGCCTTTACCATTGTCGAAGAACGTAATTGCCCTATATATAGGCGGGGGGAGAACCTTGTCCTGACCGACAAGGCTGTTTCCCTGCCCATGGGGAAACCTGCCTGCATGATTTTGATCCGTGAGCTCACCGGTCTGCTTTTTGAGCTTCTGCCCTATGCGGCCGACGGTTTTGCGGCGCAGAAGGAAAGCCTTTTTACCTGTGGTGGCTGCACCGGCCTGATCAAGTACCGGCTCGTGGAGATGCCCGATACCCGGGCTGAGGATGTGGAGCAGGACGGCTCGGTCATGAGCGGATTGATCGAAGCGGTCTCACCGGCCGAGTTGCTGCAGATTTTTCATATGCACCAGAAAACCGGCAAACTGCTGCTGGAAACCCCTGGCGGGGCTGCCAGAGTAACCTTTCGGGAAGGGGCTCTCATCGCGGCCCGTTTTGGCGAGTTGGACAATCAGGAGGCTATTTACGCCTTGCTCCAGGAGCGTGAGGGCAGTTTTCGCTTCATTCCAGGATTGCCGTCCTCGTTGATGCAGGCCCGGGAGATCGGGGATTTCATGATGATTCTCATGGAAGGATTGAAGCGACTGGACGAGAAGAGTCAGGATGGCTGA
- a CDS encoding dissimilatory sulfite reductase D family protein — MALSKEELKAAILEKALKAPKPQLYVKDFYKCDPDSKPRAVKNAANELVKEGKLAFWSSGSTTMYAAKDRVKDEEGDKGVN, encoded by the coding sequence ATGGCTCTGAGCAAAGAAGAACTGAAAGCTGCCATTCTTGAAAAAGCACTGAAGGCTCCCAAGCCCCAGCTGTATGTCAAGGATTTCTACAAGTGTGATCCTGATTCCAAACCACGGGCCGTCAAGAACGCTGCCAACGAACTGGTTAAAGAGGGCAAGCTTGCCTTCTGGTCCTCCGGGTCCACCACCATGTACGCAGCAAAAGATCGGGTCAAGGATGAAGAGGGAGATAAGGGTGTAAACTAG
- a CDS encoding YhdH/YhfP family quinone oxidoreductase, whose protein sequence is MLSETFPALLVSAADDKTHVLQVTRVSFDDLPEGDVLIQVHYSSLNYKDALSASGNRGVTKRYPHVPGIDAAGVVVESRSQRFAPGDRVLCCGYDLGMNTWGGFGRYIRVPADWVMAVPQGLELKETMELGTAGFTAAGCVFELLDSGCRVDGGPILVAGATGGVGSVAVALLAKLGFQVTAVTGKASEHEFLLRLGAHSVVDRGKVSGGARRMLLRERWAGVVDTVGGDILATTIKQCQYGAVVTCCGNAASGELPINVYPFILRGVRLIGVDSAQCAMERREKLWGLLAGPWRLDCLGELSQTITLNQLPEAIDLMLQGGSRGRIVVSLLEQ, encoded by the coding sequence ATGCTGTCTGAAACCTTTCCAGCGCTGCTTGTCAGTGCTGCTGATGACAAGACCCATGTGTTGCAGGTGACCCGGGTATCGTTTGACGATCTGCCCGAAGGCGACGTGCTCATTCAGGTCCATTATTCATCCCTGAACTATAAGGATGCCCTTTCTGCCAGCGGCAACCGTGGGGTGACCAAGAGATATCCCCATGTACCGGGTATTGACGCGGCCGGGGTGGTGGTCGAGAGCAGGAGCCAGAGGTTCGCGCCAGGGGACCGGGTTCTCTGCTGTGGCTATGATCTGGGCATGAATACCTGGGGCGGCTTTGGCCGTTATATCCGGGTACCGGCTGACTGGGTCATGGCGGTCCCCCAGGGACTGGAGCTGAAGGAAACCATGGAACTCGGTACGGCCGGGTTCACCGCTGCCGGTTGCGTTTTTGAGCTGCTCGACTCCGGTTGCCGTGTTGACGGCGGACCGATCCTCGTCGCCGGTGCCACCGGCGGGGTGGGCAGCGTGGCTGTGGCCCTGCTGGCAAAACTGGGGTTCCAGGTGACCGCGGTCACCGGAAAGGCCAGTGAACATGAATTTCTTCTGCGGCTTGGGGCCCATTCGGTCGTCGACCGTGGCAAGGTATCCGGCGGGGCCAGGAGGATGTTGCTTCGCGAGCGCTGGGCCGGGGTGGTCGATACGGTGGGCGGTGATATCCTGGCCACCACCATCAAACAGTGCCAGTATGGGGCCGTGGTCACCTGCTGCGGCAATGCTGCCTCCGGGGAGCTGCCCATCAATGTCTACCCCTTTATACTCCGTGGTGTCCGGCTGATTGGTGTCGACTCGGCCCAGTGCGCTATGGAGCGGAGAGAAAAATTGTGGGGGCTGCTGGCCGGTCCCTGGCGTCTTGACTGTCTTGGTGAGCTGAGTCAGACTATTACCCTTAACCAGCTGCCGGAGGCCATCGATCTGATGCTTCAGGGAGGATCCAGGGGACGAATTGTTGTTTCACTGCTGGAACAATAG
- a CDS encoding biotin--[acetyl-CoA-carboxylase] ligase yields the protein MDSADTLHLHRFGCVDSTNVLALEMGARGAPHRTVILAERQRCGQGQRGRSFSSPAGGLYCSLILRPNLSPGRLPCITLATGLACCQSLERLASVRPGIKWPNDLYLGGRKLAGILSQSHGFPGADDFFVVLGIGININTELTAFPASLRPQVTSLFHITGRCFDLEQVARTVALEVTAVVEKLETRWDSLLAKFAAHDYLAGRTVMYHPVTGPVVQGTGAGLSSDGSYRVRLTDGTTIRVVGGDLVVLNRTDRD from the coding sequence ATGGATTCTGCCGATACCCTTCATCTCCATCGCTTCGGATGCGTGGACTCCACCAATGTCCTGGCCCTGGAGATGGGTGCCAGGGGCGCACCCCACCGGACTGTGATTCTGGCCGAGCGCCAGCGTTGCGGCCAGGGACAGCGGGGAAGGTCGTTCAGCTCCCCTGCAGGGGGACTCTACTGTTCGCTCATCCTGAGGCCGAACCTCTCTCCCGGCCGTCTGCCCTGCATCACGCTGGCCACAGGCCTGGCCTGCTGCCAGAGCCTGGAAAGGCTGGCCTCTGTCCGGCCCGGGATCAAGTGGCCCAATGATCTTTACCTTGGCGGGCGTAAGCTGGCCGGGATCCTGAGCCAGTCCCATGGTTTTCCGGGCGCCGATGATTTTTTTGTCGTGCTTGGGATCGGTATCAATATCAACACCGAGCTTACTGCCTTTCCGGCCTCTCTGCGTCCGCAAGTGACCTCCCTTTTTCACATTACCGGCCGCTGTTTCGATCTGGAGCAGGTGGCCCGAACTGTGGCCCTGGAAGTGACAGCGGTGGTTGAGAAGCTGGAGACCAGGTGGGATTCTTTACTGGCAAAGTTTGCCGCCCATGATTATCTTGCCGGCAGGACGGTCATGTACCACCCCGTCACCGGACCAGTGGTCCAGGGAACCGGGGCCGGGCTTTCCAGTGATGGAAGTTACCGGGTACGTCTTACCGATGGGACCACCATCCGGGTGGTGGGTGGTGACCTGGTGGTGCTGAACCGGACTGACCGAGACTGA
- a CDS encoding CooT family nickel-binding protein translates to MCQISAVLERDDSRETIMEGVTGLEVTDEGVSLTTFFEDPKLVPDVTIARIDFLGGAVVLVPREQAQGE, encoded by the coding sequence ATGTGTCAGATAAGTGCAGTGCTTGAGCGTGATGACAGCCGGGAGACAATTATGGAAGGCGTGACCGGACTGGAGGTCACCGATGAAGGGGTTTCCCTGACCACCTTCTTTGAGGACCCGAAACTGGTTCCCGATGTGACCATTGCGCGTATCGATTTTCTTGGCGGGGCTGTGGTCCTGGTGCCAAGGGAACAAGCCCAAGGAGAGTGA